In Ananas comosus cultivar F153 linkage group 10, ASM154086v1, whole genome shotgun sequence, the following proteins share a genomic window:
- the LOC109716840 gene encoding probable sugar phosphate/phosphate translocator At3g17430, which yields MGGNKMINGQLLLTYFYLFVYICLSSGVILYNKWVLSPKYFNFPYPITLTMIHMGFSGAIAFCLVRVFKVVPPVKMTFQIYATCVIPISAFFASSLWFGNTAYLYISVAFIQMLKALMPVATFLMAVVCGTDKLRCDVFFNMVLVSVGVVVSSYGEIHFNVIGTVYQVTGIFAEALRLVLTQVLLQKKGLTLNPITSLYYIAPCSFLFLFVPWYALEKPGMDMSHIQFNFWIFFSNALCALALNLSIFLVIGRTGAVTIRVAGVLKDWILIALSTILFPESTITGLNIIGYGIALCGVVMYNYLKVKDVRASNQLPSESIPDRAMKDWKLDKKSSDIYNDNVDSNTGVSNFGSNSVSESIVGDEEAPLVPSSKLS from the exons ATGGGGGGAAACAAAATGATCAACGGACAACTCCTGCTGACTTACTTTTACCTATTTGTTTACATTTGCCTCTCATCAGGAGTTATCTTGTATAACAAG TGGGTCCTATCTCCAAAATATTTCAATTTCCCTTATCCTATTACTCTAACTATGATTCACATGGGGTTTTCTGGTGCTATAGCATTCTGTCTTGTTCGTGTTTTCAAG GTTGTTCCACCTGTCAAGATGACTTTTCAAAT ATATGCAACATGTGTGATTCCCATTAGTGCCTTCTTTGCATCGAGTCTTTG GTTCGGCAACACAGCCTACTTGTACATATCCGTGGCATTTATTCAGATGCTTAAGGCGTTAA TGCCTGTAGCGACATTCCTTATGGCTGTTGTATGTGGTACTGACAAACTAAGATGTGACGTCTTCTTCAACATGGTGCTAGTTAGTGTTGGTGTCGTAGTTTCGTCTTATGGAGAAATTCATTTTAATGTGATTGGCACGGTTTACCAAGTAACTGGGATATTTGCGGAAGCCTTAAGGCTGGTTTTGACTCAAGTCCTCCTTCAGAAGAAAGGCTTGACTTTAAATCCTATCACAAGTTTGTATTACATAGCCCCTTGCAG CTTCCTCTTTCTGTTTGTACCTTGGTATGCTTTGGAGAAACCTGGGATGGACATGTCACATATTCAGTTCAATTTCTGGATATTCTTCTCAAATGCTCTTTGTGCATTAGCTTTGAATCTCTCCATATTCCTAGTAATTGGTAGAACAGGGGCAGTCACCATACGAGTTGCTGGTGTTCTGAAGGACTGGATACTGATTGCCCTTTCGACGATTTTATTTCCTGAATCTACTATTACAGGGCTCAACATCATTGGCTATGGAATTG CTCTGTGCGGTGTAGTGATGTACAACTACTTGAAGGTTAAGGATGTGCGAGCATCCAATCAACTTCCTTCTGAGAGCATCCCTGACAGAGCCATGaag GATTGGAAGTTGGATAAAAAGTCGTCAGATATATACAATGATAATGTCGACAGTAATACTGGAGTGAGCAATTTTGGAAGCAATTCTGTTTCAGAGTCAATAGTGGGTGATGAGGAAGCACCCCTAGTTCCTTCATCAAAGCTGTCCTAG